One Aegilops tauschii subsp. strangulata cultivar AL8/78 chromosome 2, Aet v6.0, whole genome shotgun sequence genomic window, AAAAACGCCGCTTCAATGTTAGCTGGTAGTTTGGTACCATTGGGGCAATCAGATTGAATGTAGTTTTACAAGGATtccacatttttgcttttgtctgTTATTTGTTCGAAAAGAAGGGGAGAATTGCGTGGGCTGAAAGTTCTGCTAGAGGATATACAAAATGAAATAGATTTGACTTCTTCGAGTCATGTGGGCGGTATAGCAAGTGTTCATAATTGGGCTCAAATGATATCTTTTACGGTGATTGAGGAGTTACAATACATACTTTCATGTAAGTAAAACTTGTAGTTTGTTAAACCCATAACATCAATTCCTCAAGTTGTAATTCTCCACCTATTAGTCTAAGCAACCTAATCAGATCAAACTCTTTGGAGTCCCACAAAGCCACAGTAACTCATAAACATACGAAGAAAGGTACTACAATGGCGGCCTGAGGTAAATAACAGCACATCACTGACTCATAGAAAAGCGACGTTCAGGCAGGGTTGTCAACTTGGTGCAATGCGTTCGGCCACTACCCACGTTAATATTTTACGGTGAGAAGCGAGCTCTTTAAGATCACAAATTCCCGGCAGTAAGAGGTTGACATGTGAGAATGCTTCTTCCATTTAGGATACATATATGGCTTGGTCTGACCAATAGTACTCTTAACTTCTTATTTCTAGTCACTTCAAAATTTCTAAAGGAATTACAATGCACTTTAATCTGTTCCAGTTTTGATTTTACAGATGGAGAACGAAAAAGGGAGACTTAATTGGCCTCATGTTATATAGCGTAGCATGAAAAACTCTGGTCCAATATGATCTTCCATGTTAAGCGCTAGATTAAGACATTATGAGGATAATTCAAAATACGCACACTAGAGATAGTTTTTAAGTTTAAGCAAACTAGATTACTCCAAGAAATTGTAATCATAGAGAAACTTTCCCTTTTGGGGGATAACTTGCAAATATTTGAATTGACAATGCCTTTGTTCTTTGATTGTAACAGCTGCATGGACAAGTTCTACATTGACTAGGCATCTTCCATTGATAATTGTTAGATGAAAGAAGTTTTGACCCAGGTTGTTCAGGGCTGGCACTATCAAGTTGTCACCAATCTATTTCTTGTACCCTTAGTGTTTTTTATGTTCATGTGACTGTTTTACTTGTTCAACAGCCTCGCTGTTCCGCACAGACACCCCTCTTTTAATCTGGTACCACTTGTAAGTTGTAACAGCCGCAAAGACTAGTTCTACATTCATGAGGCATCTTCAGTAAAGAATTGTTAGATGAAAGAAATTTCTATCCAAGTTCTTCAGGGATCAGTTTCCTGTACCCTCTTAGTGTTTTTCTTATGTTAATGTCACTGTTCTACTTGCTCAACAGCCTCGTTGTTCCTCCCAGACACCCCTCTTTTAATCCGTCTCTAGAGAAAAAAAGGGGATGCTCTTGCTGAACATTTTGCACAGATTATTAACAATCGGTAACTTTTCTGCAGCTGCAGAAATAGTATTGGCCGCTGTACGTACCTGACAAGTCCCATTGACCATGTCTCTTCCAAGTATTTGTCAACTCCGCCCCTCGTCCGTGTTGAAAAGCGAAGTACACGGATCATATGAACTGGTATCTTCCTCTTCCCTGAGAAGGTTGCAGGAAGCTACAGGAACCATTTAGCCATGACAAAGCCCAATACCAGCAGCCTGTCGAACTTATTCTGCATAGCTTGTTCAGCTGTTGTCATCCTAGGCAGAACCTGCAGTTGCTTGCAGTTCACTTACCCCAACTTCAACGCAAGCAACAGGGATGATTTCAGGTTCAGCCCTGGCTCAGCAATCTCCAACAACTCCCTGCAGATCACGCCGAGCGCCGGCAACATGACCCACCGGTCGGGGAGAGTGGTGTACGCCAAGGAGACCCTCAAGCTGTGGAACAGCAAGCGCACGGCGCTCACCTCCTTCAGGACAGATTTCATGCTCAACATCCTCCCACAGAACGGGACTGGAGAAGGtatggcctttgtgctcaccaatAATCTGCCGTTGCCCAGCAACAGCAGCGGTCAGTGGCTGGGCGTGTGCAACAACCAGACAGACGGCGCGAAGACGAACCGAGTAGTAGCCGTGGAATTCGACACGAGGAAGAGCAACGAGGATGACCTTGACGGCAACCATGTCGGCATTGACATCAACAGCATCAAATCTTTTCGGCAGTACCCGCTTAATAATCTCTCCATCTTCCTCTCAACTGGGTCAGATGTATGGGTCAGTATCAGGTACCACGGCACGTTACAGTTGCTTCAAATATTTCTAGTCCAGTACAGCATCCGTGGGCGGCATCTTTTCCAGGGAGATACATACATTGATCTGTCACAAGTTCTGCAGGACGACGTATATCTGGGATTCACAGGTTCCACAGGCGACACCACACAACTGAACCAGATAAAGTCGTGGAACTTCACCACAGTAGACATTGATGTCAAAGTTGGAAGAGGGCGTTGGAGAAAGGTGCTTTTGGCTCTCGTTACATTGCTTGTGTTTTGTATAAGTTTGTTTGCTGGGCTGTTCATGTGGAGAAGGCTGACGCGGCGGAGAAGGCTCGCCTACCGCAACCTGGAGAAGAAGATCGACGCACATGGTCCGGTCAAATTTAAGCTCAGGGAGCTCAGGCATGCGACTGCGAACTTCAGTCCTACCCGCAAGCTCGGCAGAGGAGGCTTTGGCACCGTTTACCTTGGATACGTCGATAGGATGAACTTGGAGGTGGCCGTCAAGCGGGTGTCGACGGACAAGCAGGCCGACACCAACCGGGGAGAGAAGGAGTTCGTGGCAGAGGTGAACACGATCAGCAAGCTGTCGCACCGGAACCTCGTGAAGCTGATCGGCTGGTGCCACAAGAAGGGCGAGCTGTTGCTTGTCTACGAGTACTTCCCCATGGGAAGCCTTGACAAGCTCCTTTACGCCAGAGAAAGGACCGCATCGTCCTCGTCCATGTCGGCGTCGACGGACACACCAGAGCTCACATGGAAGCGGCGGTACAAGATCATCTGCGGCGTGGCATCGGCGCTGGACTACCTGCACCACGGGAGCAGCAAGCGGATCCTCCACAGGGACGTCAAGGCCAGTAACGTGATGCTGGATGCGGAGTACAACGCGCGGCTGGGGGACTTCGGCCTCGCCCGCGTCATCCAGCACGACGGCGTCACGCACCACTCCACGCAGGTCGTGGCGGGGACCCGCGGCTACATGGCGTACGAGAGCTTCTTCACCGGCCGCGCCAGCCTCGACACGGACGTGTACGCGTTCGGGGTGTTCGTCATGGAGGTGGTCAGCGGGAGGAGCCCCAGCAACGCCGTGCAGCAGCACTACATCCACGACAGCGACCACCGTGGTGAGGAGGATTACTCGGGCGGCGGGGGAGCGCGGCACCCCTTGCCGATGCACATCGTGGACTGGATGTGGAGGCTCTACGGCGGAGGGAAGGCCTTGCATGCCGCCGACCCTTTGCTCGGCGGCGAGTTTGACCAGGCGCAGGTGGACTGTGCGGTGAGGCTGGCGTTGGCGTGCTGCCACCCGAACCCGAGGGAGAGGCCGTCCATGAGGACGGCGGTGCAGGTGTTGATCGATGGTGCCCCGGCGCCGGAGCCGCCGGTTAATAAGCCTGCGTTTGTTTGGCCTCCGGGCGGCAATCAGCGGGAGATGGAGCTGCCGGACGTCGGCTTGCTGTTCACGGGAGGGGCTAGGCAGCACAGCAGTTTCTGCTCCTTGACCTCCACTTCCCTCACGGGGAGGTGAGCTTCGTGGAGAGTTGTACGATTGCCTTGTACTGCCGAATGTTGACTACGGTTTGCTTGTGAAATTGTACATTATATGTTCGTCGCTTCTCTCCTCTGGACGAGTTTGTTATCCGAAACGAGCTGGGAACAAAGTTTGTAATCTACCTTAATGacagatactccctccgtcccataatataagaacgtttttgacactacactagtgccaaaaacgttcttatattatgggacagagggagtagttggtTATACCTGGCATTGTCGGCATCTTTCGTCGTTACATTGTTAAAGGCATTGCCTCGAACTTGCTTAGTGTTTagggtaaaaacccacaatatagCCTTCAATGGTTGGATCCGGCGACGGTGGCATTTGAGCATCATTTCTTTTATGAAGGTGTGGCTTTTCGAGAACATTTATCATAGTCCTTGTATTGTCAAGAGATAGTTGATGCCCATGGTTGTTgttgtttttctttgtttgttGTTTTGTTCGCTTGAGAACTAGGTAGTAGCCTAGTGGCAAGAATCACAGTGGTGCACCCTGTGCCCAGAGTTTGAATCTTGTAGGAAGCGAATTTCTAGTTCTTCAATCGGGTGGGCTTCTTCTATAAAAATATGTCCTGGGTGCTAGTGCTCATGGATCTATTTTTTTTTTGTCCgcttcattttttttctttttattcatCCTAGGCATAGCTTTGATTTTCTATGACTTGAATTAGGGGGTGCAAACACACTAGAGATAGCGTTTAACaaaattagtttttgttttttaaaGGAGGTTAAGCCCCCGGTGATGGTGTCCTGAATTAGGGGGTGCAAACCACGTTGGTTCCCAATGGGCGTGCGCCACATTCATCAGGCCCCGGATGAATCCCCCAAAGACTTGGCGCATGCTCCAAAGCACGAATGCATCTTCGGCATACTTATCTTCATATGCAATCGACTATGTAACCCTAGGTACCATCCACGTTTATATAAGCCGAGGGTTGTACACCGTAGAGGCCAACTCATTCATActcgatctcgaggtagatcaaacTATATTCTGTACCCCATCCATCAATACAACCAAAGTAGGACACAGGggtttacctcttcgagagggcctgGACCTGGGTAAACAGTGGTGTCCCTTGTGTCCTGTTACCATCTAGCCAAGACTACCAGATTGGAGATCTGACAGATTCGACTCTGTCATCGGTGGCCCATGCAGGTCCCTCTGAGTAGTCAAAGCGACTCGATGGTGTCACCAGCCGATGATCAGATCGGCGATGACGCAACTTTCGCGCTGGAATTTCCCACGCTTCGGCTTGCAACCGGTCCCTTGGAGGAGTTTCCGACTCCAACCCATCACCGAGACGTCTAGCTCGGTGGGCTAGGCCTTGCTGCAATATCCCCCTCCATGACACTAGATCTGGTCGAGGAGCAGCAGGCGACTTTCCGCCTAAGCACCAGCGTTATACCAGGCTTGGGACAGAAACTACGATGTGTTGGACCAGGCTTGGAGCCCGGGTCCGAGGACACGGTGTGGTGGCTACGCTAGCCAGGCCCCGCAAGTAGGACTAGGGCGTACGTCAGATCAACCTCTGGAAAATCCGTCCGGGAGACCGATGTCAGATCTGAATACACTTTTCTCTCCAACCCACCCCCCACGTCGAGTACCGCCCGATCAATCAGGCCCAAGCGACATTTGGGATTTAGCCCTCGTCGTGAAAAGACAAACGAAATGGTTTGGCAATTCTGGATACGTTTTTTGTTTATGAAAAACAAAATTCTGGATTGCACAGATTGGGAGGCCATAGCGGCATTCCTTTACAACGTCTACGATAAGGGAATTGGAAAAGTTGATTCACGAAAACGTCTCAGGACGTTCGCTGAACTCTCCGACATAGTGACAAAATATTGCGCTATGGAGGACGCTTGGTCGGCCAACAATGGCACCAGAGCCCCAGTTCGGACCTACCCGAAGCAGGGGAAGAAAGCAGTCGCCCATGTCGGAACAGATGATCAAAGCGCGCCAACACCAATGAGCAAGATGACCAGCCGCCATGGAAGAAAAGTCGGAATGACAAAACCGAATCATCGCTGGAGACCATACTCGACGAGCCATGCTTCACCCCACCTCCCCTAATAAGCAAGTCACCACAAGCTCGGGAGTTGTTGGATCGTATGACAAATAGTGAAAGGAGGAGTGGAGTTCCTAGACAACCTTGGCATTCATCTAAACCAAGGTGCAACAGTCAATCATAATCAAGGGCACGACGTGTCTGAAGCCAGGGATGTCCTCATGATCCACGAGACCCACTCCTCAATAAATCAATGAAAAAGAGCACTTCAAGAGATCTGCCACATTGACAACACGACGGCATCGGAAAATAGGTGGTCTAACATTCTGATCACCTCTGGTCACCAAGACCAACCGATAGGAGTCCACGACCGAGGAGTTGCAGCTCTCGTCCTTGACCCTATCATTGACAGATATCGACTGTCCAaggtccttatggacggaggcagcaacctcgacctcatctacgaggatactTTGCAAAAATGCAGTTCGACAGATCCCGCATCCAGTCGAGCAGGACCACCTTCAAGGGTATAGTCCCAGGAAAGGAAGCATGGCGCACCGGTAAAGTCATGCTGGACGTGGTAATCAGGACACCCGACAATTACCAGGTcgaggagttaatctttgacATCGTCCTATTCTGGAGCAGCTAACACACACTGCTAGGTCGATCTGTGTCGCCAAGTTTCACGCTGTGCCCCATTATGCATACATGAAACTAAAAATGCCTGGGCCCAATGACGATTACAGTAAACAACAATCCAGACCGATCGCTTAAAGCCGAGGACAAGAGCGCAACTTTGGCTCTGGAAGCAGAATCTGAGGCCTTAGCTGCCGAGGAGTTATCTAAGCTACGAGTAACCGTTGATAAGGATGATGTTGTCCTCG contains:
- the LOC109777026 gene encoding probable L-type lectin-domain containing receptor kinase S.5; its protein translation is MTKPNTSSLSNLFCIACSAVVILGRTCSCLQFTYPNFNASNRDDFRFSPGSAISNNSLQITPSAGNMTHRSGRVVYAKETLKLWNSKRTALTSFRTDFMLNILPQNGTGEGMAFVLTNNLPLPSNSSGQWLGVCNNQTDGAKTNRVVAVEFDTRKSNEDDLDGNHVGIDINSIKSFRQYPLNNLSIFLSTGSDVWVSIRYHGTLQLLQIFLVQYSIRGRHLFQGDTYIDLSQVLQDDVYLGFTGSTGDTTQLNQIKSWNFTTVDIDVKVGRGRWRKVLLALVTLLVFCISLFAGLFMWRRLTRRRRLAYRNLEKKIDAHGPVKFKLRELRHATANFSPTRKLGRGGFGTVYLGYVDRMNLEVAVKRVSTDKQADTNRGEKEFVAEVNTISKLSHRNLVKLIGWCHKKGELLLVYEYFPMGSLDKLLYARERTASSSSMSASTDTPELTWKRRYKIICGVASALDYLHHGSSKRILHRDVKASNVMLDAEYNARLGDFGLARVIQHDGVTHHSTQVVAGTRGYMAYESFFTGRASLDTDVYAFGVFVMEVVSGRSPSNAVQQHYIHDSDHRGEEDYSGGGGARHPLPMHIVDWMWRLYGGGKALHAADPLLGGEFDQAQVDCAVRLALACCHPNPRERPSMRTAVQVLIDGAPAPEPPVNKPAFVWPPGGNQREMELPDVGLLFTGGARQHSSFCSLTSTSLTGR